The genomic window CTTAAAGATGGTGGCCACGGAATCGCTGAAAAAGAGGCCGAGGACCAGAACGATCACGCCCATGATGACCAGCGCCCCACCCGTGCGCGCTCCGAAGCGGACGTGGCCGGCCATGCCCCCCGCTCCATGGCACAAAGGAATTCCCCCGATGGCCGCGCTGAAAAGGTTCATGAATCCATGATCCACGGCAATCGTTTTCACCTTCGCCGGCCGATCCGGAAATAGTTCATTATTTTCCTCCGCTGTCCCGATGATGGCGTTTCCCAAAGTGAGAGGAGCCTGGGGTAACCCCAGAATCAACGTCCCAGCGACCAGATCCTGCCAAGTGATCTTGCCCAGGTAAACCTCCGGAATTCTCAAACGGGCAGAGATTTGGGTAAGCTCATTCCAGAGGGAGGGGCTGGAAATCAGGGCGACACCCATTCCAAAGGCCAGCAGGATGAGCATGGCCGGAATCCTCTCCCTGGAGAGTAAAAAGAAAGTCCCAGCCAGAGCGATCACGGCCACAACCGGTTGTCCTTTCATCATCCCGATGCCTTCCAGGACGAAGGAGAGCCCCAGACCCAGCATGATGCCGCGGATAATGGGTTTGGCTGTAATTTTGTGCAGCCAGGAGACTGCCCCGGTGAACCCCATTACCAGCCAGAAAACGGCGGTAAATA from Deltaproteobacteria bacterium includes these protein-coding regions:
- a CDS encoding putative sulfate/molybdate transporter codes for the protein MELAGAFGDLGTFIPFVAAYITLNKMDPLGILVAFGVFKIFVGQYFKTPFPVQPMKAIGGMAIAHPGSITQGMIWGSGIFTAVFWLVMGFTGAVSWLHKITAKPIIRGIMLGLGLSFVLEGIGMMKGQPVVAVIALAGTFFLLSRERIPAMLILLAFGMGVALISSPSLWNELTQISARLRIPEVYLGKITWQDLVAGTLILGLPQAPLTLGNAIIGTAEENNELFPDRPAKVKTIAVDHGFMNLFSAAIGGIPLCHGAGGMAGHVRFGARTGGALVIMGVIVLVLGLFFSDSVATIFK